One stretch of Halichoerus grypus chromosome 8, mHalGry1.hap1.1, whole genome shotgun sequence DNA includes these proteins:
- the B2M gene encoding beta-2-microglobulin, whose product MAPLLTFVFVGLLSLSGLHAVQYAPKIQVYSRHPAENGKPNFLNCYVSGFHPPEIEIELLKNGEKMKAEQSDLSFSKDWTFYLLVHTEFTPNGQDEFSCRVKHVTLNEPQIVKWERDN is encoded by the exons ATGGCGCCTCTCCTGACCTTCGTCTTCGTCgggctgctctctctctccggcCTGCATGCCGTCCAGT ATGCTCCAAAAATTCAGGTTTACTCACGTCACCCAGCAGAGAATGGAAAGCCAAATTTCCTGAACTGCTACGTGTCAGGGTTCCACCCACCAGAAATTGAAATTGAATTGCTGAAGAATGGAGAGAAGATGAAGGCAGAACAGTCAGACCTGTCTTTCAGCAAGGACTGGACTTTCTATCTTCTGGTCCACACTGAATTCACTCCCAATGGACAGGATGAATTTAGCTGCCGTGTAAAGCATGTTACTCTCAATGAGCCCCAGATCGTTAAGTGGG AGCGAGACAACTAA
- the PATL2 gene encoding protein PAT1 homolog 2, whose amino-acid sequence MVEACQPAKMKGLEGPYLNQDPSKPCNSSAPEEELVSVSQLEEEEEQEEEEEDLDPDLAPEPEEEEEEEVEEEEHDLGDPAVLSAMHNTQRGLLNSSGIKASGVLGMSPASLHFLWQTLDYLSPVPFRTTFPSASSPARHFGPRLLSPDPTLFCSLPTSWPPSFSHLTQLHPQHQRILQLQQHSRTPSPPAKKPWSQQPDPYVNLMTRKEKDWVIKVQMVQLQSENPHLDDYYYQEYYQKLEKKQTDEELLGRRSKVESLKLVTPYIQKAEAYESVVRIEGSLGQVAVSTCFSPRRAIDAVPHGSQEQELGAASSQRLQVLSRIEKMFLQLLEIEEAQKDGPPQPCYSEQQSNQVEKLFQALKTQEQNNLEEAADGFLQVLSVRKGKALVARLLPFLPQDRAVSLLLAITHHLPLLVRRDVADQALQMLFKPLGKCIHHLTFHELLQGLQGLMLFPPGSSERPITLVLQNQFGISLLYALLSHGEQLVSLESSLEEPYSDHTAWTDMVVLIAWEIAQMPTASLAEPLAFPSNLLPLFCHHVDKPLVQHLEARME is encoded by the exons ATGGTGGAGGCCTGCCAGCCTGCAAAGATGAAAGGTCTTGAAG GCCCCTACTTAAACCAAGACCCAAGCAAGCCCTGTAACTCCTCGGCTCCTGAGGAGGAGCTGGTGTCTGTCTCCcagttggaggaggaggaggagcaagaggaggaggaggaggatctgGATCCAGATCTAGCCCCAgagccagaggaggaggaggaagaagaggtggaggaggaagagcatgATCTCGGGGATCCAGCTGTCCTCAGTgctatgcataacacccag AGAGGCCTTCTCAACTCCTCTGGAATCAAGGCCTCTGGTGTGCTGGGGATGTCCCCTGCTTCCTTGCACTTTCTGTGGCAG ACGCTGGACTACCTCTCTCCAGTTCCTTTCCGGACTACCTTTCCCAGTGCCAGCTCTCCAGCACGGCACTTCGGACCTCGACTTCTCTCGCCAGACCCAACTCTCTTCTGCAGCCTGCCAACCTCCTGGCCCCCTAGTTTCAG TCATCTGACCCAGCTCCACCCTCAGCACCAACGGATCTTGCAGCTGCAGCAACACAGTCGAACACCAAG TCCCCCAGCCAAGAAGCCTTGGTCTCAGCAGCCAGACCCCTATGTTAACCTCATGACCCGAAAAGAGAAAGACTGGGTGATAAAAGTACAGATGGTTCAGCTGCAGAGTGAGAACCCCCACCTGGATGACTACTACTATCAG GAATATTATCAGAAACTAGAGAAGAAGCAGACAGATGAAGAGCTACTTGGGCGAAGGAGCAAGGTTGAATCTCTCAAGCTGGTAACACCTTACAttcagaaggcagaggcttatgAGTCAG TGGTTCGAATCGAGGGTTCCCTGGGCCAGGTAGCTGTATCGACGTGTTTTAGCCCTCGCCGAGCTATTGATGCTGTGCCCCATGGATCCCAAGAGCAG GAGCTAGGAGCTGCAAGCAGTCAGAGGCTTCAGGTATTGTCCCGGATTGAGAAG ATGTTTCTTCAGTTACTAGAGATAGAGGAGGCCCAGAAGGATGGGCCACCACAGCCCTGCTACTCTGAACAGCAGAGCAACCAGGTCGAGAAGCTCTTCCAGGCCTTAAAGACCCAGGAGCAGAATAATCTGGA GGAGGCAGCAGATGGCTTCCTGCAGGTGCTCTCCGTGAGGAAGGGGAAAGCTCTAGTGGCAAGGCTGCTTCCTTTCCTGCCCCAGGATCGAGCTGTTAGCCTTCTTCTGGCTATCACCCACCATTTGCCCCTCCTAGTCAGGAGGGATGTAGCTGATCAG GCTCTACAAATGTTATTCAAGCCTCTGGGCAAATGTATCCATCACTTGACCTTCCATGAACTCCTCCAAGGACTTCAGGGACTCATGCTGTTTCCACCTGGCTCCTCAGAGCGGCCGATCACTCTGGTGCTTCAGAACCAG TTTGGAATATCTTTGCTCTATGCCCTACTGAGTCATGGGGAGCAGCTGGTATCTCTGGAGTCTTCCCTTGAGGAGCCCTACAGTGATCATACAGCTTG GACCGACATGGTGGTTCTGATTGCCTGGGAGATAGCCCAAATGCCAACAGCCTCTCTGGCAGAACCCCTAGCCTTCCCCAGCAACCTTCTTCCTCTGTTCTGTCACCATGTGGACAAACCATTGGTACAGCACCTAGAGGCTAGGATGGAGTAA